In Desulfobotulus pelophilus, the following proteins share a genomic window:
- a CDS encoding DMT family transporter: MGWLLVFLAAVSEIIGVVGLKMYSTQKKNAVNTLLFVGGFGCAFALLYASFQFLQLSIAYAVWIGMGTAGGVLVNMIFFGESRNMGRIISVVIIVAGVTGLKAVSV; the protein is encoded by the coding sequence ATGGGCTGGTTGTTGGTTTTTTTAGCAGCGGTTTCGGAAATTATTGGAGTGGTGGGTTTAAAAATGTACAGTACGCAGAAAAAAAATGCGGTCAATACCCTGCTTTTTGTGGGTGGATTTGGCTGTGCTTTTGCCCTTCTCTATGCATCATTTCAGTTTCTTCAGCTCAGCATTGCCTATGCTGTCTGGATAGGAATGGGCACGGCGGGGGGGGTCCTGGTGAATATGATTTTCTTCGGAGAATCCAGAAATATGGGACGAATTATCAGTGTAGTGATCATTGTTGCCGGTGTGACGGGCCTGAAAGCTGTTTCCGTCTGA
- a CDS encoding DNA alkylation repair protein: MVSTEGHGGQQIWKSAEQAAAGLEKLADGTYARTLQRFFKTGPGEYGEKDRFLGVRVPVLRRHMGAGASMDHEEVGKLLASPWHEVRMFALLLWVDRYKKGDESRKEMIFKDYLSRTACVNNWDLVDVSAPGIVGTHLLTRERHLLYELAASVLLWDRRIAMVSTLTLIRHGLYDDALRLADILSHDTEPLIHKAVGWMLREVGKGDRNLLENFLAPRCRQLPRILLRYSIEHFSADSRKVWLSGNLPTGLS, encoded by the coding sequence ATGGTGAGCACAGAAGGTCATGGCGGGCAGCAGATCTGGAAGAGTGCGGAGCAGGCTGCGGCAGGATTGGAAAAACTGGCGGATGGAACCTATGCCCGGACTTTGCAGCGTTTTTTTAAAACGGGTCCCGGGGAGTATGGGGAAAAGGACCGATTTCTTGGTGTGCGGGTGCCGGTTCTGAGAAGGCATATGGGTGCAGGCGCATCCATGGACCATGAAGAGGTTGGAAAGCTGCTGGCATCTCCCTGGCATGAGGTTCGGATGTTTGCCCTGTTACTGTGGGTGGATCGTTATAAAAAGGGGGATGAGAGCCGGAAAGAAATGATATTCAAAGATTATCTTTCCCGTACGGCTTGCGTGAATAACTGGGATCTTGTGGACGTTTCGGCTCCGGGTATTGTGGGAACCCATCTGCTGACACGGGAAAGGCACCTGCTCTATGAGCTGGCTGCCTCCGTTTTGCTATGGGATCGCCGTATTGCCATGGTATCCACCCTTACCCTGATACGTCACGGTCTCTATGACGATGCCCTGCGGCTTGCGGATATCCTTTCCCATGATACGGAACCCCTGATACACAAGGCTGTGGGTTGGATGCTGCGGGAGGTGGGGAAGGGCGACAGAAATTTATTGGAGAATTTTCTTGCCCCCAGATGCCGCCAGCTTCCCCGCATTCTTCTCCGGTACAGCATAGAACATTTTTCGGCAGATTCCCGGAAAGTATGGCTTTCCGGGAATCTGCCGACGGGACTTTCATAG
- a CDS encoding substrate-binding periplasmic protein: MKHMILLLSLVFCLGSGPAMGKSLKIVTDEWPPYEFKAGEPGNEYVSGFATEVILEVLKNMNVAIDGRIQQYPWARAERMVIDGYADLLYTAVYNPERAQVTHYATESLMDSSWSFFIRSEDKNNIRFSTFNDLTRKTIGVVRGYAYTPELWEFMRSQKNFEEVTNDQFNIQKLMAGRIDTTVMDYGNGLYLINQMGLSGSIIPLPKPIETTSLYVVFSKNTVEKDFVDKFSDELKKFKTSASYKDIYRKYFGG, translated from the coding sequence ATGAAACACATGATTCTTCTGCTGTCTCTTGTTTTTTGTCTCGGTTCCGGTCCCGCAATGGGAAAAAGCCTTAAAATTGTAACCGATGAATGGCCACCCTACGAATTCAAGGCCGGCGAACCGGGTAATGAGTACGTATCCGGCTTTGCAACGGAAGTGATTCTGGAGGTACTGAAAAATATGAATGTGGCCATTGACGGCCGCATTCAGCAATATCCATGGGCCAGGGCGGAACGTATGGTAATTGACGGATATGCCGATCTTCTTTACACCGCCGTGTACAATCCTGAACGGGCTCAAGTAACCCACTATGCCACCGAAAGCCTCATGGACTCATCCTGGTCTTTTTTTATCCGCAGCGAAGATAAAAACAACATACGGTTCAGCACATTCAACGATCTCACCAGAAAAACCATCGGCGTGGTAAGGGGTTATGCCTACACCCCTGAACTGTGGGAATTCATGCGTTCACAGAAAAATTTTGAAGAAGTTACCAATGACCAGTTCAACATTCAAAAACTGATGGCAGGACGGATCGATACAACCGTCATGGATTATGGTAACGGTCTTTATCTTATCAACCAGATGGGACTTTCCGGCTCCATCATCCCCCTTCCCAAGCCCATAGAAACCACATCTCTTTATGTCGTGTTCAGTAAGAATACGGTGGAAAAAGATTTTGTTGACAAATTTTCCGATGAACTGAAGAAATTCAAAACCAGTGCTTCCTACAAAGATATATACAGAAAATATTTTGGGGGATAA
- a CDS encoding 4Fe-4S ferredoxin: protein MADVALKIREIARELLDSEKVDVVIGFKKGTLPVMSEPTIIRKASDTKDLIWDATCRLNLCNYLTGRKDRIGIIAKGCDARNIVGHIVENKIKRDQLVIIGVPCTGMADKKVLSDLAGGEVTAYSEAGDQITVSGPAGEKTVSKADVLQSNCCTCIKRNPVIFDEMAGEPVEELSPDNRFADVEAIASMDAAAKWGYFEELLSGCTRCYACKNACPLCYCPTCFVDESRPQWVGKGTDPIDIRTYHFLRAYHCAGRCTDCGACEAACPMDIKMRAFTRKSIKDCVDNYGWETGMKEGVRPPLDTFKTDDPEAFIR, encoded by the coding sequence ATGGCTGATGTCGCCCTGAAAATAAGAGAGATTGCCAGAGAGCTTCTTGATTCTGAGAAGGTTGATGTGGTGATCGGCTTCAAAAAGGGAACGCTTCCCGTCATGAGTGAGCCGACCATCATTCGTAAGGCATCGGATACAAAGGATCTGATCTGGGACGCCACCTGCCGTCTCAATCTGTGCAATTATTTAACGGGCCGCAAGGACCGCATCGGTATCATTGCCAAGGGCTGTGATGCGCGGAACATTGTGGGTCACATTGTGGAAAACAAGATCAAGCGGGATCAGCTTGTGATCATCGGTGTTCCCTGCACGGGCATGGCGGACAAAAAAGTCCTGAGCGACCTTGCAGGCGGCGAAGTAACGGCCTACAGCGAGGCAGGTGATCAGATTACGGTAAGCGGCCCTGCGGGAGAAAAGACTGTTTCCAAGGCAGATGTTCTCCAGTCCAACTGCTGCACCTGCATTAAACGCAACCCCGTAATTTTTGACGAGATGGCAGGGGAGCCCGTGGAAGAACTTTCCCCTGACAATCGCTTTGCGGACGTGGAAGCCATAGCTTCCATGGATGCGGCTGCCAAGTGGGGGTATTTTGAGGAGCTTCTTTCCGGCTGCACCCGCTGCTATGCCTGCAAGAACGCCTGCCCCTTGTGTTATTGTCCCACCTGTTTTGTGGATGAATCCCGTCCCCAGTGGGTGGGTAAGGGAACGGACCCCATTGATATCCGCACCTACCACTTCCTGCGGGCCTACCATTGTGCAGGGCGTTGTACGGATTGTGGTGCCTGTGAGGCGGCCTGTCCCATGGATATCAAAATGCGTGCCTTCACACGGAAAAGCATCAAGGACTGTGTGGACAACTACGGTTGGGAAACGGGTATGAAGGAGGGTGTGCGGCCGCCGCTGGACACCTTTAAAACCGATGACCCCGAGGCCTTTATCCGCTAG
- a CDS encoding translation initiation factor Sui1: protein MNSTQDNNALVYSSELGRICPGCQKPAKNCICSQTKSNTSHNNGTIRVSRETKGRKGKGVTLVSGLDGQLIHSTARELKQKCGSGGTVKDGHIEIQGDHRDTILTWLSQKGFKAKKAGG, encoded by the coding sequence ATGAATTCAACTCAAGACAACAACGCCCTCGTCTATTCATCGGAGCTGGGCCGCATCTGCCCGGGCTGCCAGAAACCCGCAAAAAACTGCATCTGTAGCCAAACCAAAAGCAATACCTCCCATAATAACGGCACTATCCGCGTCAGCAGAGAAACCAAGGGCCGCAAGGGAAAGGGAGTAACTCTGGTTTCCGGACTGGATGGACAGCTTATCCATAGTACGGCCAGAGAACTGAAACAAAAATGCGGAAGCGGCGGAACCGTCAAAGATGGACACATTGAGATTCAGGGAGACCACAGAGACACCATCCTTACCTGGCTCAGCCAGAAGGGATTCAAAGCCAAAAAAGCCGGGGGCTGA
- a CDS encoding TetR family transcriptional regulator, with protein sequence MEKKEKIIAAAIDVFRGKGIEKTKVSDIVKAAGIAQGTFYLYFPSKLSVMPDIASVMVQRTVAEVRERVREEGSFWTRMEELVDVVFRLTEEYRDVLALIYAGLSQTRHITEWETIYAPFYEWMGLFLRQAQNNGEIRSTLNADRTAKLLIGLIESTAEQIYLYDALPEKEKVAFQQRELMDFMRYGLICEESKRA encoded by the coding sequence ATGGAAAAAAAAGAAAAAATTATTGCCGCGGCCATAGATGTTTTCAGGGGAAAAGGTATTGAAAAGACAAAGGTTTCCGATATCGTTAAGGCCGCCGGAATTGCTCAGGGAACATTTTATCTCTACTTTCCTTCCAAATTATCTGTCATGCCGGATATCGCATCGGTTATGGTCCAGAGAACCGTTGCTGAGGTGCGGGAACGGGTGAGGGAGGAAGGCAGCTTCTGGACGCGGATGGAAGAGCTGGTGGATGTTGTTTTCCGCCTGACGGAAGAGTACCGCGATGTGCTGGCCCTCATTTATGCGGGTTTATCCCAGACAAGGCATATTACGGAGTGGGAAACCATCTATGCACCTTTTTATGAGTGGATGGGGCTGTTTCTTCGCCAGGCACAAAATAACGGGGAGATACGCAGTACCCTTAACGCAGACCGGACAGCCAAGCTTCTCATCGGTCTCATTGAATCCACTGCGGAGCAGATTTATCTTTATGATGCCCTGCCGGAGAAGGAGAAGGTTGCTTTTCAACAAAGAGAGCTGATGGATTTTATGCGGTATGGATTGATTTGCGAAGAAAGCAAACGGGCTTGA
- a CDS encoding hydrogenase iron-sulfur subunit — protein sequence MQEFEPKIITFLCNWCTYGAADLAGVSRFQYPANMRIIRLPCSGRVSPKMVLSAFRNGADGVWISGCHPGDCHYITGNYYARRKFTLLKEMLEHTGLEPGRIQFSWISSAEGVKFADVARTVISEVKALGPAKGMAKEFIMSQEVA from the coding sequence ATGCAGGAGTTTGAACCTAAAATCATTACCTTTCTGTGCAACTGGTGCACCTACGGAGCCGCAGATCTTGCGGGCGTGAGCCGCTTTCAGTATCCGGCCAACATGCGCATCATCCGTCTGCCCTGTTCCGGAAGGGTTTCGCCCAAAATGGTCCTTTCCGCATTCCGCAACGGAGCGGACGGGGTCTGGATTTCCGGTTGTCACCCCGGTGACTGTCACTACATCACCGGTAACTATTATGCCCGCCGTAAATTTACACTGCTGAAGGAAATGCTGGAGCATACGGGCCTTGAACCGGGTCGTATCCAGTTTTCATGGATTTCTTCCGCAGAAGGCGTGAAGTTTGCCGATGTGGCCCGTACCGTGATTTCCGAGGTGAAGGCCCTTGGTCCTGCCAAAGGTATGGCAAAGGAGTTTATTATGAGTCAGGAGGTGGCGTAG
- the ald gene encoding alanine dehydrogenase, with the protein MIVGILKEIKHQENRVAMTPAGVEIMVANGHSVLVEKNAGAASGFDDESYAGAGARLVGNPADIFADAEMVMHVKEPQPSEYDLIREDQIVFTYFHFAAYEQLTHAFIRTRGIALAYETIEDNNGGLPLLIPMSEVAGRMAVQEAARYLERTHGGRGILLGGVTGVPPARVLVLGGGTVGTNAALMACGLGAQVDLIDTRLDRLRYLSATMPKNCVPIMSSPAIIRQKVSEADVIIGAVLLPGAKTPKLITREMVKTMKTGSVIVDVAIDQGGCIETSRPTTHDDPVYEIDGVLHYCVSNMPGAVPMTSTIALTNATLPYALAIASNGLLEAVREFPEMQKGLNIVRGHVTCKGVAEAFDLDYTPVEKSFYE; encoded by the coding sequence ATGATTGTCGGCATTCTCAAAGAAATCAAACATCAGGAAAATCGTGTTGCCATGACACCCGCCGGAGTCGAAATTATGGTGGCCAACGGCCATTCCGTTCTTGTGGAAAAAAATGCAGGGGCTGCATCGGGTTTTGACGATGAGTCCTACGCCGGTGCGGGTGCACGTCTGGTGGGAAACCCGGCGGATATCTTTGCAGATGCAGAAATGGTCATGCACGTCAAGGAACCCCAGCCATCGGAATATGATCTGATACGGGAAGATCAGATCGTTTTTACCTATTTTCATTTTGCGGCTTATGAACAGCTCACCCATGCCTTTATACGCACCAGAGGCATTGCTCTGGCCTATGAAACCATTGAAGATAATAATGGCGGCCTTCCCCTGCTGATTCCCATGAGCGAAGTAGCCGGACGCATGGCTGTACAGGAAGCAGCACGATATCTGGAACGGACCCACGGAGGCAGGGGGATTCTTCTCGGTGGAGTAACGGGAGTTCCTCCAGCCCGCGTTCTCGTCCTTGGCGGTGGTACCGTTGGCACCAACGCCGCTCTCATGGCCTGCGGACTCGGTGCTCAGGTGGATCTTATTGATACCCGGCTGGACAGGCTGCGCTATCTTTCCGCCACCATGCCCAAAAACTGTGTACCCATCATGAGCTCACCAGCCATCATCCGCCAAAAAGTCAGCGAAGCAGATGTCATTATCGGAGCCGTACTGCTTCCCGGAGCCAAAACACCCAAACTGATCACAAGAGAAATGGTGAAAACCATGAAAACCGGTTCCGTTATTGTGGATGTGGCCATTGATCAGGGTGGATGTATAGAAACATCCAGGCCCACAACCCACGATGACCCGGTTTATGAAATTGATGGCGTACTGCACTACTGTGTTTCCAACATGCCGGGAGCCGTTCCCATGACATCGACCATAGCCCTGACCAACGCCACCCTGCCCTATGCCCTTGCCATAGCCAGCAATGGCCTTCTGGAAGCCGTACGGGAGTTTCCGGAAATGCAGAAAGGTCTGAACATTGTCCGGGGGCATGTAACCTGTAAGGGAGTGGCCGAAGCCTTTGATCTGGACTATACACCTGTGGAAAAATCTTTTTACGAATAA
- a CDS encoding cation diffusion facilitator family transporter — MGSDLRKRIQYVTFAGLLVNLLLVGIKYAAGWWGSSEALMADAVHSATDAITDIVVIAGAAFWTLPPDESHPYGHRRIETLVTLFIGTLLLFAGIGIGVEATRNLLAGYKTQPTPIAAYAAAFSIFAKEAIYRWTHKVGTEVGSSAVMANAWHHRIDALSSIPAFLAVSAAILFPELRFLDTIGALIVSVFITQAATRIVWPNFQELMASGASPEICNSITLHACSHPAVLDAHHVRTRFLGTRIFADIHLVVNGDISVREAHAIAEEVRQLLIRKHAHMEDVVIHIEPPDPLTPPHHPLNCHGGDP; from the coding sequence ATGGGTTCCGACCTACGAAAACGTATACAATACGTCACCTTTGCCGGCCTTCTTGTCAATCTGCTGCTCGTCGGTATCAAATACGCGGCCGGATGGTGGGGCAGCAGCGAAGCCCTTATGGCCGACGCCGTCCATTCTGCCACCGATGCCATAACAGATATCGTTGTGATAGCCGGTGCCGCCTTCTGGACACTTCCACCAGACGAAAGCCATCCCTACGGGCATCGCCGTATTGAAACCCTTGTCACCCTTTTCATAGGAACCCTTCTGCTCTTTGCGGGTATCGGTATCGGTGTAGAAGCAACCAGAAATCTCCTTGCAGGCTACAAAACCCAGCCCACCCCCATAGCGGCCTATGCAGCAGCATTCTCCATATTTGCCAAAGAAGCCATCTACCGATGGACCCATAAGGTAGGCACGGAAGTGGGCAGCTCCGCTGTCATGGCCAATGCCTGGCATCACCGCATTGACGCCTTAAGCTCCATACCCGCCTTTCTTGCCGTATCGGCGGCCATATTATTCCCTGAGCTGCGCTTTCTGGATACCATTGGTGCACTGATTGTATCCGTTTTTATTACACAGGCCGCAACCCGTATTGTATGGCCTAATTTCCAGGAACTCATGGCATCAGGAGCGTCCCCTGAAATATGCAACAGCATCACTCTGCATGCCTGCAGCCACCCTGCGGTGCTGGATGCCCACCATGTTCGAACCCGCTTTCTGGGTACCCGAATTTTTGCAGACATTCATCTGGTGGTAAACGGCGATATTTCTGTACGGGAAGCGCACGCCATAGCCGAAGAAGTGCGCCAGCTTCTCATCCGGAAACATGCTCACATGGAAGACGTGGTCATCCATATTGAACCTCCGGATCCCCTTACCCCTCCCCATCACCCCCTCAACTGCCATGGAGGCGACCCATGA
- a CDS encoding M55 family metallopeptidase: MKPTPKSALILADIEGITGVYEKKQCKPLTAEWQEARNLITADVSAAIAGLKDAGVEIIHIRDMHATGFNILPRLLPEKGIRLQQGHHWYPVPLLGHIPEADLALMIGWHGAPDQPEAFSPHIFHRDIDWVRLEKKPVSEVEIMAAVLAEARIPVALVTADFPACQRIKENIPWIRTVTIPKKKTSTKKTADIQRNIRENARTAAENFQSFPCCRKGPWFLESSIRGKIQEGYFPSAREVLGTLLRQSVFKGIPAPAIPAILQGYRYMGCWQNLWN; encoded by the coding sequence ATGAAACCAACTCCGAAATCAGCCCTTATTCTTGCGGATATAGAAGGAATAACAGGTGTTTATGAAAAAAAACAGTGCAAACCTCTCACAGCGGAATGGCAGGAGGCCCGCAACCTCATTACAGCAGATGTCAGCGCAGCCATTGCCGGCCTGAAAGATGCCGGGGTGGAAATCATCCATATACGGGACATGCATGCCACAGGATTTAATATTCTTCCCCGCCTACTGCCGGAAAAAGGTATCAGACTGCAGCAGGGGCATCACTGGTACCCAGTCCCCCTACTCGGCCATATCCCCGAGGCAGATCTGGCACTGATGATAGGATGGCACGGTGCACCGGATCAACCGGAAGCTTTCAGCCCCCATATTTTCCACAGGGACATCGACTGGGTCCGTCTGGAAAAGAAGCCTGTTAGCGAAGTGGAGATCATGGCAGCTGTTCTCGCAGAAGCCCGCATACCTGTTGCCCTTGTCACGGCAGACTTTCCTGCATGCCAGCGAATCAAGGAGAACATTCCATGGATCCGTACCGTAACCATTCCCAAGAAAAAAACCAGCACCAAAAAAACGGCCGACATTCAGAGAAACATCCGTGAAAACGCCAGGACTGCCGCAGAAAATTTCCAGAGCTTCCCCTGTTGCAGAAAAGGTCCATGGTTTCTGGAAAGCAGTATACGCGGGAAAATTCAGGAAGGTTATTTCCCTTCGGCCAGGGAAGTGCTGGGCACCCTTCTGCGCCAGAGCGTTTTCAAAGGTATACCCGCACCGGCCATTCCTGCCATTCTTCAGGGGTACCGCTATATGGGATGCTGGCAGAATCTATGGAACTGA
- a CDS encoding DMT family transporter: MNKSWVYVGLTCLFELFWVYGFNVASSWWHWVIIVGIILVDFHFLSKACEKLPTGTVYAVFAAVGTAGTALMDVVLFAADFHLQKGLFIVLIIIGVVSLKLADNQDEGEVG, encoded by the coding sequence GTGAATAAGTCGTGGGTGTATGTAGGGCTTACCTGCCTGTTTGAGCTTTTCTGGGTGTATGGTTTTAATGTGGCCTCCTCATGGTGGCACTGGGTAATCATTGTGGGGATTATTCTGGTAGATTTTCATTTTTTATCAAAGGCATGTGAAAAGCTCCCCACGGGAACGGTTTATGCTGTATTTGCGGCTGTTGGTACCGCCGGAACGGCACTGATGGACGTGGTACTGTTTGCTGCGGATTTTCATTTGCAGAAGGGGCTTTTCATTGTTCTTATCATCATAGGGGTCGTCAGTCTCAAACTGGCTGATAATCAGGATGAAGGGGAGGTTGGATAA
- a CDS encoding FAD-dependent oxidoreductase: MSEKTIGSVLIAGGGIAAIQAALDLADSGYYVYMVEKSPSIGGVMAQLDKTFPTNDCSMCIMSPKLVEVGRHINIELVTLAEIKDIKGEAGNFDVEVFQKARYVDMDKCIGCGACMEKCPKKVDDEYNMGLDKRKAIYVPYPQAVPLKYAIDAANCIKITKDKCGNCEKVCPADAINYKDTDKTFTLNVGSVILATGFSAYNPSGKDFLNYDRSKDVVTSLEFERLLSASGPFQGHVVRLSDKEHPHKIAWLQCVGSRDVNTCKNGHCSSVCCMYAIKQAIIAKEHDPELETKIFYMDMRTHGKGFEDCYNQARENYGVKFQRCRVHTVYDNLDGPGQVLEYIDENNQRVTEVYDIVVLSVGMEINDEVRANAANMGIELTEGGFVKTSTFKPVSTSREGVYVCGAFQGPKDIPQSVVEAGAAALNAGAGLVAARNTLTRTVEKVKENDIRGDRPRIGVFVCHCGINIAGVIDVEAVRDYAASLPNVEFVTNNMYSCSQDTQDGMVKVIKEKGLNRIVVAACSPRTHDPLFQETLINAGLNKYLFEMVNIRNHGSWVHKDQPAEATLKAKEQVRMAVAKVALFEPLSEATLEIDQNVLVIGGGISGMAAARALSTQGYHVTLVERDKVLGGQARNLYVTGKGESIEEGLADMVNSVAVDDKIDVLLESSLKNVEGFVGNFVSTIETKGSEKELRHGVTIIATGAEEYKPTEYLYGSSDRVVTGQELDGLMKSHDAKVEKAETAVFIQCVGSREPGRAYCSRICCTHTMVSALHLKEKKPDMDVFVLYRDIRTYGEKEALYKKAREKGVIFVRYSLEAKPLVKEAEGRLLVRVNDPIIQRPLELAADLLVLASAVKPYKDERLAQFFKVPLNDDGFFVEAHVKLAPSDFATDGVFLAGLAHYPKPIDEAIAQAQAAAARATGLLARKTINTSGQVAYVNQDLCSGCRVCVAVCPYNSPGMILEGPRAGKAEINPVLCKGCGACVASCRSGALNLKGFEEGQILAMIDAA, encoded by the coding sequence ATGTCAGAAAAAACCATAGGATCAGTTCTGATCGCCGGCGGCGGAATTGCCGCCATCCAGGCGGCACTGGATCTGGCCGATTCCGGCTATTATGTCTATATGGTGGAAAAATCGCCATCCATCGGCGGGGTCATGGCCCAGCTGGACAAGACCTTTCCCACCAATGACTGCTCCATGTGCATCATGAGTCCCAAACTTGTGGAGGTGGGACGGCACATCAATATTGAGCTGGTAACCCTGGCAGAGATCAAGGATATAAAGGGGGAGGCCGGTAATTTCGATGTGGAGGTCTTCCAGAAGGCCCGTTATGTGGACATGGATAAGTGCATCGGCTGTGGGGCCTGCATGGAAAAATGCCCCAAAAAAGTGGATGATGAGTACAATATGGGTCTTGACAAGCGCAAGGCCATCTATGTGCCCTATCCCCAGGCTGTACCGCTTAAGTATGCCATTGATGCAGCTAATTGTATCAAAATCACAAAAGATAAATGTGGAAACTGTGAGAAGGTCTGCCCTGCGGATGCCATTAATTATAAAGATACGGACAAGACTTTTACCCTTAATGTGGGTTCCGTCATTCTGGCCACGGGCTTTTCTGCCTACAATCCTTCGGGTAAGGATTTCCTCAACTATGACCGCAGCAAGGATGTGGTCACCTCTCTGGAGTTTGAGCGGCTCCTTTCCGCATCCGGTCCCTTTCAGGGCCATGTGGTGCGCCTGTCCGATAAGGAACATCCCCATAAAATCGCTTGGTTGCAGTGCGTGGGTTCCAGGGATGTGAACACCTGCAAAAACGGTCACTGTTCTTCGGTCTGCTGCATGTATGCCATCAAGCAGGCCATCATTGCCAAGGAACATGATCCGGAGCTGGAAACCAAAATTTTCTACATGGATATGCGTACCCACGGCAAGGGCTTTGAGGATTGCTATAATCAGGCCAGGGAGAACTATGGTGTAAAGTTCCAGCGCTGTCGTGTGCATACGGTGTATGACAATCTCGATGGTCCGGGACAGGTTCTGGAATACATTGATGAGAACAACCAGCGGGTAACGGAAGTCTATGACATCGTTGTTCTTTCCGTTGGTATGGAAATCAATGATGAAGTGCGGGCCAATGCAGCAAATATGGGCATTGAGCTGACCGAAGGTGGTTTCGTTAAAACCTCCACCTTCAAACCTGTCAGCACTTCCAGGGAAGGGGTCTATGTCTGCGGTGCCTTCCAGGGTCCCAAAGATATTCCCCAGTCCGTTGTGGAGGCAGGTGCTGCGGCCCTCAATGCCGGAGCAGGCCTTGTTGCTGCCCGGAACACCCTGACCCGCACCGTGGAAAAGGTGAAGGAAAATGACATCCGGGGAGATCGTCCCCGTATCGGTGTCTTTGTCTGCCACTGCGGGATTAACATTGCAGGGGTCATTGATGTGGAGGCGGTGAGGGATTATGCGGCAAGCCTGCCCAATGTGGAGTTTGTGACCAATAATATGTATTCCTGTTCCCAGGATACCCAGGATGGCATGGTCAAGGTCATTAAGGAAAAGGGCTTAAACCGCATTGTTGTGGCGGCCTGCAGTCCCAGAACCCATGATCCCCTTTTCCAGGAAACCCTCATCAATGCAGGCTTGAATAAATACCTCTTTGAAATGGTGAACATCCGCAACCACGGCTCCTGGGTACACAAGGATCAGCCTGCGGAAGCCACCCTGAAAGCCAAAGAGCAGGTTCGCATGGCCGTGGCCAAGGTGGCCCTGTTTGAGCCTCTCTCCGAAGCCACCCTTGAGATAGACCAGAACGTACTGGTCATCGGCGGCGGGATTTCCGGTATGGCTGCTGCAAGAGCCCTTTCCACCCAGGGCTATCATGTGACTCTGGTGGAGCGGGACAAGGTTCTGGGCGGTCAGGCAAGAAATCTTTATGTTACGGGCAAGGGCGAGTCCATTGAAGAAGGCCTTGCCGACATGGTCAACAGCGTGGCTGTGGATGATAAAATTGATGTCCTGCTGGAGTCCAGCCTTAAAAATGTGGAAGGCTTTGTGGGTAACTTTGTCAGTACCATTGAGACAAAGGGCAGTGAAAAAGAACTCCGCCATGGTGTTACCATCATTGCCACGGGGGCTGAGGAATATAAGCCCACGGAATACCTCTACGGCAGCTCTGATAGGGTGGTGACGGGTCAGGAGCTGGATGGACTCATGAAGAGCCATGATGCCAAGGTGGAGAAGGCGGAAACCGCTGTCTTCATTCAGTGTGTGGGTTCCCGTGAGCCGGGCCGTGCCTACTGCTCCCGCATCTGCTGTACCCATACCATGGTGAGCGCCCTTCACCTGAAGGAGAAAAAACCGGACATGGATGTCTTTGTCCTCTACCGGGATATCCGTACCTATGGTGAAAAGGAAGCCCTTTACAAGAAGGCCAGGGAAAAGGGTGTGATTTTTGTCCGTTATTCCCTGGAGGCCAAACCCCTTGTGAAAGAAGCCGAAGGCAGACTGCTGGTTCGTGTGAACGATCCCATCATTCAGAGGCCCCTTGAGCTTGCGGCGGATCTTCTGGTACTGGCCTCTGCTGTTAAACCCTACAAGGATGAGCGTCTGGCCCAGTTCTTTAAAGTGCCCCTCAATGATGACGGCTTCTTTGTGGAAGCCCATGTGAAGCTGGCACCCAGTGATTTTGCAACGGACGGGGTCTTCCTTGCGGGCCTTGCCCACTATCCCAAGCCCATTGACGAGGCCATTGCCCAGGCCCAGGCGGCCGCAGCACGGGCCACGGGTCTCCTTGCCAGAAAGACCATCAATACTTCCGGTCAGGTGGCCTATGTGAATCAGGACCTTTGCTCCGGGTGCCGTGTCTGTGTGGCGGTCTGCCCCTACAACTCTCCGGGTATGATTCTGGAAGGGCCGAGGGCGGGCAAGGCGGAGATCAACCCCGTACTCTGTAAAGGTTGTGGGGCCTGTGTGGCATCCTGCCGCTCCGGAGCCTTGAATCTTAAAGGCTTTGAGGAAGGTCAGATCCTGGCCATGATTGATGCGGCCTGA